Genomic DNA from Oryza sativa Japonica Group chromosome 5, ASM3414082v1:
GGATCTGCCAAACACAGCATGCCGTGACGCTAGCACCAGGGTCAAACCAGCTGAAGGGCAAGAATCCAAAAGAGATAGCAGAATACAAGAAGGGCTTGCATAAGGAGAAATTGATTACTGTCGCACAGTACATTGGACGagccttcttgcactttcaaaataagagaGTCGTCATGGCCACTTATAATTTTAAGTAAGTCCAATACATTTATCTTGTACACATATATCTTATTTTAGCTAGTACTAACTAACTATAATGTTGTTAATATGTAGCGATCATTATATCTGTTTACTCATCCACCCTAAAGACGGAACCGTGGTAGTCTTGGACCCTCTCGATTACAGTCACAAGCAATACaaagaatttctaacaatcttacagtagtaagttattatgactcttgcatttgtatatgaatgtattataaataaatatcctCCTTACTGTGAAACGGTACGACATCCATACAGTGCATACCAATactacaagttcaagggtggagaacagacccgaacacgggagaagctgctagtacgtacctattggccggtaatactccactcacttaatgtattccaattgtttcactaattgcaaattttaactacttttttctataatatgtcctgaagtgtcacaagcaaccgcGAGGAACGGTCCTTTGCGGGTATTATGCGTGCGAATTCCTTAGGGTTAATGGACGGTACAGGACTAACGCGGAGGATGTAAGTCTCTATACTATGTACTAGACAGCTCCACATATTTATGATACTAATATATTGATTAATttcaatgcatgcagttgccaaGATTAGAATGTCGAACAAGCTTTGACGATACAGGTATCACAAATGTCCAGCGTGATCTGTGCCACTTCATCCACCATGAGTGCTGTCATGTGAAAGGAGACTTCTTCGACCCAGAGGGTGCCCTAGCGGCAAGTGACGAATTTAAGGATCTTCGAGAGTAGAACACTGCTATGCCATAATGTAACTAGATGACGTTATTTGAagtgacaatgtaaaaaaatattgtaatatatatattttggcaacacttttgagttatgcaatatatgtagatttcttagtaccaaatgcttgataatcttccaatatatgtacataaaaatctacctgcaagaatttctattaaataatttaaaagtaatttacgggcaaattattattaaatttcaatattttctacctatcttcgcaggcgaAAGTTTTTTTGTTTTCAAGCGGACGAttcctattttcgcaggcagaccggactagccaacgtccgcctgcgaaaattatctTTGCAGGTGGACGgccgccccgcctgcgaagattggAGATCTTCACAGACGTTGGCTTACAGGCGGACGGTcgccccgcctgcgaagacCCTTTTTGGCCGCTTGCGATAAtgctttttttaagtagtatttCAGTCAATtcctaattaaaaaattttCACTTTGACTGCCTTAAAATAGACCAaatctaattcgtacccctcACCCACATAACCGGATATGACAACTCCtcaaactattaaaaccagtgcaatttgactcccttgacggttttgctgatgtggcagtGTTGACCTGGTGTTTGTctcacgtggcgcttatgtgacattagaattaaaaaatatatgtgggactCATCTGTCattcacataaaaaaatatattgtaggACCCACTGACTGTGGGTCCACGTGTCATCCTCTCTCCCCCTTGTCCCAGCGTGTGGgaaggagctcgccggccgacCAACGTTCGTGCTGGGAAGGATCTCGCTGGGAGGCCGTGCGCTAGGAAGCGTCGTCAGCTGGGCAAGCGGGAGAGGAGCTCGCTGGCCGGACGTGCACGGAGTAGGAGTCCGCGACACCATTGTGAGCGGGGTTCATCAGCCACTGCCTTTTTGTGCTTGTTCAGGGACAGCATGTCCACGCCGCGCCTGCTTTGCGGTTCCGCGTTTTCGATCCACGGGTTAGGTATATTTTTGCTAAATCCCCCTCTAtctatacacacacacacacaaattatTAAGGAAAAGAATATATCAAAGATCTATCCGGTCGTGGTTGAACCTCTGCAAGCAGTTCATCTCCCAACATTTAGGATACATACAAACTGCATTTCGCACCGATGATGAACTGGCAGCCTTATGATTTCTGACCAGTGAGCATATGTATTTTGCGAGATCCCGCGAACTGCATTTTCAAGTTGTTTTTGGGCTGTTTAAATGTATGCAACTCGTCTGCATTTCTGGATCTCTTTCGTCCATGCAAAGGCTTTAGTTCTTTCACAAGGATAGGAAATCAGGGGGCTCCTAAAGGCTTGCTCGCGCAGCCGCGCGCGGGGCCCTCATGCCTAGCGCTAATAGCGTTGATTAGGGCTAATGACGCTAATTAGTGTTAATGGTAATTTTAggagtttttcttaaaaaatacataagtaattcagttaaaagtttttaaaaaatagttcagttcagttttcaaaactttcacgtctaaattttttgaaaactttcaacccgaatttaaaatttttcaacccaaggtttgaaactttcaacttaaatttgaaaactttcatcttaaaattaaaaacgttcaacttaaattttaaaaactttcaaacttaACTTTGACTCAAAATTCACGCATATTAAAAATATCAACAAAATAATCACGcgaaaaatttttaaaaatcgggTAAAAAAGCTATATACAcatatgattaaaaaaatcaccCGGAGAATAGCCTGTCACACAAGGAAGCCACACGCGCGTGTACTGATTTTCACTAGCAACGTGGGTTCACATCCTCTACCATAATGGTACTATCATGGTATCTACGTGTGGGACAAGAAGGTTGAGATCCACGTACCGGTGATGATAATGACATTATGGTAGAAGATCCTCACCCTAGTTACATGTGGGACAAGAAGGTTGAGATCCACGTACCGGTGATGATAATAACATTATGGTAGAGGATCCTCACCCTAATGGCACATACGCGCGAATTATCTTTTCCGAAGAAATCAACCGTGCCAAAAAAACTGCATTGCAATGTAGTGTACCACCCTGGATCTCTTTCGGCCGTGCAAAGCAAGAGATTGTCTTCTGGGCGCAGCACAGGGCTGCAACTTACTcaggtgaatttttttttaggagTGCGACTAAAAATACTAAAAATAATGATAGCATTATAAGGGAGAAAATAAAGCATTTACTGTAGTTGTAACTACTATAATAAAAACGGCAATAAGAATCAGTGTCATACAAAATGAATGTCAAACAAAATGCTGACGCTTACCATTTAAACGGCAAAACTGACTAATATTGTACCAGGAAGCAGCAAATGGTTGAGTTGCTGCAAAATTTAATCACTCCATAAAACGATGGGACCCAATTCCGCTTTTTTTTCCGGAAGAAAAAGTGACAGACCATCTCATTCCATTGCTTAAATGAAACATAAAACCTGAGTTATTTCTCAAATGAAGCGTTATAAAACTGTACAATAACATACAAGACATGTTAACATTGCGGTCTGGTACTATTTACTGTTTAGTAAAAAGTACATTTTATATATGGTTTCAACATTTTGACGTATCAAAGCTTTACAGGTTACAATTTTACCACTGCCTTCCCTCGTCTTGCTAAGAAGCAAAACTTGTTCACTCCAGTTGCGCCGGGGTACATATACTTTTGCAAAAATTCCAAATTTTTACATTATGCAAGCCAATAGCGTGGCGGGGATCACACACACCAGGGCTTTGCACTAGGATTGATCATTCCTCCAGAAACCGACCAGGCCCATAAAGATTTGCTGCAAATCTATGCTAACGTCGCAACTGACCACAGACCAGTTCTCTAAACTATTTCTCGAACATATAGATGAATCAGACATATTGCGCTCACATAATCTCTGCGAATCTTCTCACTTTGACATCAGTGCAGGGGAAGACGGCATGACAtgataaagaaaaaaaggatTCACTTGGATTTTCATAAGCAATTGCTTGTCCATTGTTATATGTTAGCAGTTTCCCATTTGGTGTCTAAAACAACTGGAAGAAAAGACTTGTAGAACCATCACCAAATGACCGAATATCAGCAGGCTTTACCAATGCTCTACACAGGGGGCAAGTCCGTTCTCGCTCAAACCTAAAACAGAACCAGGAAAAAGCTGTCATTTCTTGATACTTGCTCAaattaaggggaaaaaaaggaaaagctaAGCATTGAGGCACTTCATCTGATAAGGAATTTATGTTCATGCAACTGAATTCTCATTAGTCATTTTAGGAATATATCTTCTGCAGCATCACCAAAAGCAGTAGTCATATAAAAGGCAAGACTGTGACAAGATGCCACAGAAATATCACTCCACATCCTCTTCTCATACTATAAAATCTAATTGCCATTCTTAGATTGCTTCACGCCAATGTTAAGAATAAACATGAATATGTTGCCATATCCAACAAGATACCTTGCTCAATTCAAAACAAAGGCCCAAAGAACCAAATAAAGCATGTAAAAAAGtataaaataagaaaagaatttaCCATTCAGAGACACAGTCCTCACagaaaatatgtttacagcggAGGAGGACAGGAACATGCATCTTTTCCTGGCAGATGGCACACATATCACCAGCAGCAATTACCTGCACCAGGTTCCAGCAAAAAACAAGTTCTTTAAACAAGATAGAGTGAGAGTTCAAGGGGGTATCCTGCTACCAAGTACCAACTAGCGAATACGTGTTAAATGGACAGTTGGCTCCACAAATAAGCCTGATGGCTGAAAGCTGTATGGTTTATCGATAAAATGATAGTATCTTATTGTACTATTACAAAATCCTACAAATGCTTACGATTTATCAATAGTTATGGCATATTGCATTTTTAAGTTGAGCAACTTGCCAGTAGATGAACGTTTACCTGTTCTGCTGTCGCATAAGACCCATAATGCACATCTTTACGTGACAATGCTTTCACTGCAGCCAAGAATGACTGAACCTGGAACATACAGTCAACAATGAGAAAATAAGCATGCATGgaatggaaaaaatatatattttataggTTCACAGCACTAATTTTGTATGTGAGCTACAGTAACTAGTAAAAGTAGTACCTTTTCAACTACTGAAGTTAACTTGAAGGTCAGGTACAGTCCAGTGGTTAAAGATGAGAAAAGACTCCCATATTCCTTGTTCAGAAAGAAACGGTACCAAACAGGAGTTGGCAACAAGGCACGATATAGGAGCAGAAGGTATTCCACAAGGGTTAGCATTTGACCCTAGCAAAACAGAAAGTTTGAGCCTCAGAAGTCAGAACCAACTACTAAGCTTGCAACTATAAAAGGATCTAAAATAAGAAATAAGCTAGAATTCAAGATAATGAGACATGCACCTTTAgaaccaaaataaaataacaaagataaagaaagtaACAATGGAAAAACTAGTCACTTCATGCAAAAGACCCtcataagttttttttccaaaataagTTATATCCTAGTGTTACTTGCGAACACATGGCACATGAAGCCAACAGAACTATAGGAATACATGATGTATACTTGACTATTTGGTAGTGCATCTACTAAACTATTTTTCAAACTGTTTCAGAATTATGGAGAAAAAACTACCATTCTTAGCTAAGTATTTGGGATATAGAACCCCTTTCTAGTGGACACATTTGAAGATGTCTAAGCATTGAGCTGCTACACAGACTAATTCAGTAGATCAAAACTTAAGGGGATAAAAATAATTGTATAGTCATAGACATGCAGTTATTAAATAAAGATAGCCCAGCATAGAAATACAATATCATTCAGCATTCAGTTATTATGATTAGTTTCTAGTCAATATATACTCAGTATTGGATATGTGGAAATAAAGATAATTCAGTGTGGGAGAAAGGGTGCTGTCACAAAAGCACCCACATATACTAAGTGTTGGtacttttgaattttgatgGCTGCGATCACTTCACTAGTTTGGCTAGATCTCTACAATCTCTAACCAGCATAGTAATCACTGCATTGATTATCATTAGAAGTTAGGTAGAACCAACAACTAAAGGCAAGATGCTATAAACATGATGATAAaatcacaaaataaatttatgacaattagaaaaaaatgtcaCCTGCTTACGGTAGTTACGACCTCTGCTATTCTTATAGTACATAAGTAGCATGCACTTAATGGCCATTGCTGCCTGGCGAACCATTGTATCTGCAAGTGGCATTTGGTTAGAAATGCCAACTGCAACATGAAATAAATTGTGCTAACAGATAACTTAAAATGTTTTTCCCTGCAATCCTAGAAAACATACTTCTTTAAGTAAATGAAGATAGTGCCATACAGCTAATATGAACCTTTTTTGGCTAAAACAAATCTATGTTGCCTGTGTAATTTTAGCAGTTTGAAACTATGAATTGAACACCATAAATTTTGTGCCATTCAGGCATTCAAAAATTTCTAGCACATTTAATGATCTAAGtgtacaaataaatttattaaatgATTAGTTTTCATCACACATTTAACTGAAGAGCATCTTTAAATTTGCTGGGAATTCGAAAGGCTAATACAAACCGAGAAACTAATGAGTTCAACACAAAGCCTTGAATTAAAAAGCAGCAGAAAGTGAAGTAAAAAAAGGTCATTTTGAATGATTTTTCATGATATGAAAAACGAGACAAAATTGCTCATTGTACATACATTTACAAAGGGCAATAAATTTTAATCTAGCAGGTCAATAAAGGTACTTCTATGTATATGGTCAGAGTTCACTATCAGATAATGGAGAAATGCATGCGAGCAAATTCAAGAAACCCTTTAAGGAAGCATCAGTACCATTGACCATGATGATAAAAATCGCATGCCAAAATGGCGGTATTTCTTTTGGCGGAAGCATGAACAGAGGTCTGAGAAGATCATCATTCCTGTACCACCAATAGACACCAAACACATGAATCATGAAGATTACTGTAATCCCGACAAGCACAGCAATTTTTCTCTCGCCCTGCAAAAAGAGTTGGAAATATGAAAAATTTGCTATTGACAAGTATTTTAGCAATTTAACAAGTAGCTTCAACTAGTTTCACAACAAATATGGTACATAGGTTGACCTAACTGTTACTAGAGATAGGATGACTAACCTGCTACTAGATTAATTAATGGTAAATGTGATCCAGGAAAAGCTAAGAGTAGATAAAAATGTTATTCTCTTTACTACTTTCCAAACTGGGTAATAAAGTGCTGTGTAGTTCAGGAAATTCATCATTTCACAATGATGTGATGTTCACTGCATTAGTACAATGCATGATTATATTGTTATGTAGTCATTGGCATTCAAATTTATGACACCAGAAGGAAAGGTCTGGCCAGTAGTCTTCTGATTCTGTTATACTAAAATaatttcattgcaaaattgGAAAGTGATGCATCAAGAAATAAGACCTTCAAAGCAGTTTGCTTCCGCAATATATCATTTGACTTGAACATTACAGCAGCAATCCAAATTGTGACAAAGAAACCTGCACAACAACCCTTCCTTTAGTGTGTATTGAAATGCTTACATGGCAATCATTGCACAAGCAAAAATAGATATGCAATTGAAAGATGGATTTATATGTTAACTCAATCCATTGACCTTTCTTGACAGGAAAAAAACAATTTGGTTGTAGTGGCAGAAATGATAGAGGGCATGCACTTTGAAAAGTAAAGGATAGTATGAATGGATAAGGCAAGATGAATATAACATCCAAGATTGTGAACTGCAAGTAATTGAAGCGGTGCATAATTGGATACAACTAGCTGCTGGAATATTAATGTATCATCATTAGGCCTTGCCAAAAAAATGGTTGGCACATAAACACATAAATTATGAGTTGATTGGTGCGGCCTCCAAAGGAATAAATGTTAAAAGCTAAGAACCTGATATGATATATGCGTCTTAATCATCATTTCAAGACCACTAGGAGATAATCATGTAGCAGAAAATTCATGTCATGGTAAACAACTAAACGCAGATATGTCATCTGATCCATAACTTAGGAGTTAGGACTGGTACCCAACCACAATATCCTCCAGATAATGTAGCACAAAGAGAAGTTCCAACCTAATATAAGAAGCCGGGCTTGAGCAAGTCCTGTTTAAAGTTAGGGCAGCTAACTAGCAATACCAAGCTATAAATATCTCCCCATTAGGTTCATCTAATAAAGCAGGCTAAAACCCACTATATGAGATAAGTCGACTATAATCAAGTGATCATATTATCCTCTAAACcataatgataaaaaaaataacaaacaaaatagTATCCCAGGAACTCAAATGGTTAACATAGATGTTAAGTTAacacataataataatatagaCCAGCCTAATCACAAACATTAACTCGCCTAAGTCAAGGTGTTTTACTCACAAAATCACTTTCCTTTTTTGGTTAAACATTTGTAATAAACAATATATGGACATCAACATGAAGGAAAATCGATTTTGTTTTGGACAAGTCACACCGCTTATAATCACACAATGGCACGAGCACAAGAGAATGAGTATTAGACCTTGGAGATGCTGCCGTATGAAGacgacgagcagcagcagcgagaaTGGCAGTATCTGCTCGATCCACCTCGCGACATGGTGCACGTCATACCGCTGGTAGGCGCGGTCCCCACCCCCGTTCCCGGACGCGCCGTCCGCGCCCCCACCActcgcctccgcgtcggcgccgccacccCTCCCCGCGGCAGCCGAGGCCGGGTCAACGTCCCCGGCGGCGGTCGCCTCGATCGAGTCCTCCCCCGACGAGGCCGCCCCCGCGACGCCCGCCGCGTCGGCCTCCCCGGGGCCGCCCTGGATCCGGATCGAGACCTCCCCGTCCCCAGCCGCGGCCGCGGAGAGCAGCCCATCggcctccgacgacgacgacgaagaagacGGCGAGGACGACAGCGCCGAGGGCGGCCCCGCCTGCGGGGCGCCGGGGCCGGAGGGGACGACGCCGGAGTACTCGAGCAGCGCAGCGAGCGGGGCCTGCAGGAGGCTGGAGGCGGAGAATCTGAAGCCGTAGCGGCGGAGGcccgacggcgaggcggcccCACCGGCGCCCGCGCCGGTCCCGGCACCCCGGCGATGATCGGAGGAGCCTCCCGCCGGTggctccatcgccggcggcagcggcggcggcgaaaccctacaaggcggaggcggaggaggaggagacgaggccCCTGGAATGGGGAGATTCGAGAGATCCCCTTGCTTGGGTTGGTTTACTTTGCCTGCCTTCCTTTTGGTTtctttggcttttttttttcttgcttctCTCGCCCCGGTGCCGGTGGTGGCCTCGGCCTGTATTTCTGTTCTTAATTCTTATGCTAGTTTTATTTTGATTTagaccctctttgtttaggcttagggtTATTGGTTTAGttttttaagtcagcttattggcttatatgatttataaggcAGTGAATTTAATATCCTAAGTTTAGTAGTAGAGTCATACATCTAACTCATATAAgtcaaaaaagcttctccaacctagcttttggcttaatagtgtaaaagtggcttatggcttcaaaaaggCCAAACGAAAACGCTGCttatttgtttaggcttagactttttgacttataagttggcttataagcctaaacaaagaggaccTTAGTGATTTAGAATTAGTCTTCTGGTTATATACGTAACCGTAACACATATCACTACTAAGACACATCACATGTGCATGTAACATCATGTACATGTACCGTATACGGATATTTATAACCTCTTAACATTTTCTAAGGACGAAGATCATCGGTAAATCTTCGGCCTCATGTTTAACAAGTAAAATAAAGATAAGTGACATAATAGCTAGGATATTATTAAGCAATTGCGCTATTTGCATGCTAAATGCCAttggaaaaaaattcaaacatttTCATTAGACGATATCCTCAGATCATGACTAAAGAAATTTTGAATAATTATACATTTAGATTGAAATGTGCATTTGATCTCTTTTTTTAACTAGTATATGATACCCCCTCCCTCCTCATCTTTCACCCTTTTCTAATCATGATTTGATTATTCAGAGCCTATCCTTTTTCTCATCACACGTTTAACAACAATAAATACCCTACTACTCTCTCCTTCCCTAAAAAACCAacatagtactggatgtgacacagcCTACGTATGTCCAAATTCGTATTATTAAGATATGTCATATTCAGTTCTAGATTCCTTTTTTAGAGACGAATGAAGTATGCTAGAAGAGTAAATCTCAATAACCAACTCCTAATACCTCTTTAGTCTTGAATCCTAATTGGTGTTGTCCccatcccttttttttctcctaaagtTATTTCACATTATGTATTATTGAGAAAGTAGAATGGTATTCCCTATATGCATCTAATAAAGTGTACATTAACTAGCATGAATATAAGGATATTACTGTTATGAAAATATGACTTAGGCATccttgtgttttttaaaaaacaataaaaggTGATGATTTATATTGGTATCTGCATATGAATGAGTATGATATAATGGAGTGAATAAATATACGAATAAAAACTCTGTAATTTGAGTGTTATGTTTGGAAAAGAATGGACAAGAGGCAAAATTGTATATTTTTTCACCATCTATCTATGATTATATtaagagagaatcccttatatgccactcgaAATTGGCCAGTTCCCTTATATACCACTTAAAATTGGCTTCTTCCTTTTATGCCACTGGTTCAAGTTTTTCCACCCTTTTATGCCACTCCCACCACTATTATGTTTGTTGACTGTTAGTCAAATGTTAGTTTTTTCTTAAATGACCAATATGCCCTCCCAACTAAAAAAAgtgtaaacttcaaaaattcataactaatttattttaaatcctttttgagtgaataaaattttgtcagaaccagtgaaaaatgctctttgtattaaaaatattgttgggAAGCTTTATGTTTCATGCTTATATTAAAAATTCATTTGTTATGGTGATGGCTAAAATTGCacgtgataaaaaaaataataatcaatttttatatgttgtaCCAACTTCTCTATCAAATGAAAAATACCTATCATTGGTTGTATACCAACTCTCAAAGGCAAATACGTCTTTTTACTATAaagttaacggtcaactgacggtggAGTGACGACAATGGCTTAAAAGGGACGACAAACTTAAACCGGTGGCATAGAAGGGAGGAGCCAATTTgaagtggcatataaggaaCCGGTTAATTTGGagtggtatataagggattctctcttaTATTAATGGGTATGCGGTTGCACATTGTTTTGTCTAAACGACCTATGATCCAAAAATAAATCCTTGGTATTGATTCGCAAATAAACAATAAAGTTAAATTACTAAAACAATATATCACATTCTATATTCATGCAAAGTTTAAATTAACCTAAACATTTATGAGGAAATTTAGGGTATAAAGGATCAAGTCCTTTTGTCTAGCAATAATTGTTTAATTATAAAATAGTTAAGTAGAAGAGGGTTCAGGGAATGTAATGAAAGAGTAGCATCTACTTGACCGTGTCTGATCTCTAGGTTGAGATATAGAGGGTAGCCCTAGCTTGGTATGCTCAAATGGGAAAATTTTGATTAAGATGCTACAGAGATGAAGATAAGACATAATACATTCATAATTGCCTTATTCTTACATGATATCCTACTTAAGTTGATGGGGGGCTATTTGTATAACCGTACTaattaggaaaagaaaaaaaaacataagttgcATTTGGAGCCCTAGGAAGACTTTGCCTCAGCTTGCCTGTCTTGATCACCTCGTCTCGTAAAGCGAGCTTGGTGAGAAACATACACACTCCTAATAAAACGTCTACCATGAATGTGAAATAGCATCATAGTTGCTAGATGAATAAAACGACTGCTCTTTTAAAGCCAATTTATCCATGCCTTTAAGAAAAATTCCATGACCTCTCATCGATACAAATTCTGAGTAGGCATATTACGCCGTTGTATGGAACATCATAAATCACATGAACTTTATAGGCATAAAAATTGTGAGCGCTTCAAGTAGGTTTTTCTTGCCTTACATGCTTGACATATCTACCACGATAAAAGCGTTCGCTTGTATGGGTTCCTTGTCAATTGTCAACATAGGTGATAACAAAGTGCAAACCCTTTTCATATAATTTTCTAAAATGCTCTAGGCTTAATGAAATATTTTCCTAATGCCTTCAGAAATGAAAAGCATCGCCTAACATTATTCTCTACCATTAGTTGATTAAGACCTTGTCGAGCGAGCATGCCAAGATATATCCTCTCAGTTAACATGCAAGCCAGAGCATGACATTACTAACATGAGAGCAGAGACAATGGATGAAACCAAATAGAGTGGGCATGACAATGGCCAAGATCTTGAAAGGTGGTATGATGACTAGAATATTGAAATATGGTATAATGACCAAGAGTGGAGGCCGAACGACCTTCTTGATGAAATATTGTTATGAACCAAAAGACTCATTTCTTGGTAAAAGCCGCTCTATTTGTCCGCAATTAGCAAGGTTACAAAAGTGCTCAGGAAGCAACATGGGGCTAACATGTGGCTGCCATGTTTTAGCAGCATTAGAACCCTTAGATCTTAAATCAACATTTATAATGGTAaaaagaaaagttgtgtgtgaaAGTCCAAATAATTTCATTAAAGTCTAGGTCATTGCATCAAAACCAATGCATATGGCTAAATAATTATAGTATATGTCCTAATTTTCACCCAGAGGTTATGGGATATCATCCTAAACTTTTATGATATTTGTACCTTTTCCTTGTTAAATTCTTTGTGAAATTTCCTCCATTACGCTAAACATCACCACATTATGTTGTGATTGTCAAATTGTTTATTTGGATCGGGGTCTATTAAATACTGTGACACTGAAATAAGTCTGCTATGGAAATTCAATATACTGCTGCAACGATTCACGGTAACACTTTCATATGCCTGGTCTATTTTACAATTCACATTACTGTCCATCACTCCATCTCATGTTCTCTGTCTTCACATCACCATAAAAATTCCAAACTTTGCTTGTCCTAGTGCAGTGTCCTGGGTTCTCCCTTAAAACTGGAATGAAGTATCAAGTACTATGAGTTGGAGAAACTTTT
This window encodes:
- the LOC4338390 gene encoding uncharacterized protein; this encodes MEPPAGGSSDHRRGAGTGAGAGGAASPSGLRRYGFRFSASSLLQAPLAALLEYSGVVPSGPGAPQAGPPSALSSSPSSSSSSSEADGLLSAAAAGDGEVSIRIQGGPGEADAAGVAGAASSGEDSIEATAAGDVDPASAAAGRGGGADAEASGGGADGASGNGGGDRAYQRYDVHHVARWIEQILPFSLLLLVVFIRQHLQGFFVTIWIAAVMFKSNDILRKQTALKGERKIAVLVGITVIFMIHVFGVYWWYRNDDLLRPLFMLPPKEIPPFWHAIFIIMVNDTMVRQAAMAIKCMLLMYYKNSRGRNYRKQGQMLTLVEYLLLLYRALLPTPVWYRFFLNKEYGSLFSSLTTGLYLTFKLTSVVEKVQSFLAAVKALSRKDVHYGSYATAEQVIAAGDMCAICQEKMHVPVLLRCKHIFCEDCVSEWFERERTCPLCRALVKPADIRSFGDGSTSLFFQLF